The Lycium barbarum isolate Lr01 chromosome 11, ASM1917538v2, whole genome shotgun sequence genome contains the following window.
ATTTTGCTCAGGAAATAGGGCAAAATAGACAGTACAATGCATATTGTCAGGCAGATGAATATGATTATGACGATGAGCCAAGGAGAAAGATCCAGAAGAAAGCCGGTGTGGAAAATAGCAGGCACATTTTGACTCAGCAGGAGAGATGccatttttgttttgagaatccAATGAATCCAAAGCACTTGGTCGTTGCCATCGCGAATTTCACTTACTTAACATTGCCAAAGTGGCAACCAATTGTCCCTGGTCATTGTTGCATCTTAACTATACAGCATGAATCAGCTACAAGATCTTTAGAGGATAATGCCTGGGAGGAAATTCGGAACTTCAAGAAATGCCTCGTTATGATGTTTGCAAAGCAGGAGAAAGatcttgtgtttcttgaaacTGTGATGGGTTTGGCCCAACAAAGGCGCCATTGTTTGGTAGAATGCATTCCTTTAACCAGGAAAGTCGCAAAACAGGCACCTTTGTTCTTTAAGAAGGCTATTGATGAAGCGGAAGATGAATGGAGTCAGCACAATGCTAAGAAGCTCATAGATACAAGTGTAAAGGGATTGTGGACTTCAATCCCAAAGGATTTTCCCTATTTCCACGTCAAATTTGGCCTAAACAAGGGGTTTGTTCATGTAATAGACGATGAAAAACAATTTAAAAGTAGCTTTGGCCTCAATGTGATAAGAGGGATGCTGAAATTGCCACCTGAAGACATGCATCAACATCGGAAGCACGAATCATTGGATACACAAAAACAAGCTGTGGCATGTTTTGCCCGAGATTGGGAGCCTTTTGACTGGACTAAACATCTCGAATGACTATCATTCGGTATTCAACTGAAGTTTACAGTACAGACGTGTGATATCTGCACTAAGTAGTTAAATGTATAATACATTGCTTTGTTCCCTGTAAATGGAATTGTCCATGCTGAAGTATGCGGGTAGATATATAATATTTTGTATCTTGATTACTTAGCTATGCATTTTGACTGGACTAAACAGCTATTGACTAGCATTTTGCATTAACAGATTTCTCAATAATTATCTTTCTGTTCTCTCAAACTGTCCAATGCtagatgaattaaagaaataatgtaGTGACGTCTTCATTACAAAATTTTCTAATTTAAACTGAATAATCATTTCAAAATATGTAATTACTGAAATTGACTTTAAATCAAAATCatgaaaaggaaaaataaagcaGGAATTGATAGAACTCTGCAACAATGAAGTCGGCTTggaaattaaataaatgaaaGTTAAACCATCAAAGGGGGACCAGTTAGCAGTTTTGTAAAGAATAAATTAAATTGGTAACTCAGTCAGAATATATGATTTTCAGAGGCTCCTTTGATTGTAAAGACTGGTATGATGATTGCAAGCTACGCCAGTTTGGATAAACTTATTCTTCGTTAAACATTTGAATGTTCATATATACACTTGCTTATGTCAACGGACATTTTGTTTAATTGTCAGATACATTAGGCtggattacactaggtatgttgttattgttgtcagATGCATTAGGCTCTACTCTTTGAAGTATGCCAGTTTGTTCCGCATCTCCAATTGAGACAGTGGAATCAGTATGCGTACCATCAGTTAGGCTTTGAGTCTGCCAAAAGTGACTTCTCATCGATCTGAATCCTGAACCACTTGTTGACATCCCTGGATCAGAAAGAACATCTTGAACAAGAGTTTGGCCTTGGAGCATGCTTACCACTTGAGACATTATTGGTCTAAGTGTTGGAGATGCATTAGTGCATAAAAGGGCAACATTCAGTAACACAATTGCTTCTTGTGATGAGTAGTGAGAACCCAAGTCTGGATCAACCAATTCCAATATACTCCCTCGCTCTTGCATAACATAAGCCTAATAAGAACAGAAAATGAAGAACATTTAATGTACGAAAAAGCATGGCATGTTCATTTGACAAAGCCAATTTTAAAGTACTTTGGCTCTAAATGTACAATTACTCAGAATTTTGATAAGCCGTTCTCTGGTTGAGATGAAACTAGAAGGGAAATTGACTTTAAGGATGATGGAAGCCGAGATACTTGGTCGAATAGAGAGAAATATGAATTTTACCCAGTCAAGAAGATAAACACAATCTTCTGTTGGCCTGTAATTTGTATTGCTTTTCCCACTAACAATTTCCAATGCAACAACTCCATAGCTGTAAATATCTGCTTTACTAGTTAAGTAGCCGCGCATCGCATATTCTGGAGCCATGTAACCCCTGTATCACCAAATAACCAAAGAAGTTCCAACATGTCAGATCTTGTTTTCCTCATCATTAATACAGTTGCTAATTACAAAGAATTCTGACATAAGCAATCTGCTAATGGGACAGGAACACGAGGAACTAGTTTCGTCATACTTACACAGTTCCTGCAATCCTTGTACTAATGTGGGTAGTATCATCTTCATGTAGTTTCGCCAAGCCAAAATCAGATATTTTAGGATTGAAGTCCTTGTCAAGCAAAATATTACTCGTCTTGATGTCTCTGTGGACTATCTTCAGGCTCGACTCCTCATGGAGGTATGCTAAACCTCTTGCAATTCCTAGGCAAATTTTTTTCCGTGTAGACCAGTCTAATTTCATTTTGCTGATTGGGCCTTTGCCTATTGTAATAGATAGACGAAAGAAAAGCAAAAGAAGAATATATCAGCTCAGACAGATAAATAATGTCAAAGTGCATAAGCAGCAGACATATCTTGGTTGATCAGAGTTAGGAAGTATTTACCAAAAAGAGCATGAGATACACAGTTATTTTCCATGTACTCGTAGACTAGCAGTAATTGATTTCCTTGAATGCAACATCCATAAAGCTTTACAAGATTTGGATGTTGTACTGCAGAGATCATTCCTATTTCATTCAAAAATTCTCGAGTTCCTTGTTTTGACTTTGCAGAAAGTTGCTTCACCGCAATTACTGTTCCATCAGATAATAGACCCTGTATACAAATGTCATGATTCAAACATCTATTCAATTACTGTTCCATCAGATAATATCCTTTTCATGCTGATATAATGATATTTATAGTTATGTGTTGATCTAATGTTGATCTAAAGTACATGAAGAAAAAGATGATTACCTTATAAACTGAACCAAAACCACCTTCCCCTATCTTGTTTGCTGGGTCAAAATTCTTTGTCGCGGCTTTAATCTGTCTGAGAGTAAATAGTCCAGCTTGTAGATCCAGTCCTT
Protein-coding sequences here:
- the LOC132617160 gene encoding uncharacterized protein LOC132617160 — translated: MNLKSCDSSNVNDSSKSKLEGILKAKTVPLVSKKTSEDATTIKPALTSNQLAAKAMKLHMKWMHDVIDKADVSNIQPICRSTSRYFMHDAYAREKKKREDADVHFAQEIGQNRQYNAYCQADEYDYDDEPRRKIQKKAGVENSRHILTQQERCHFCFENPMNPKHLVVAIANFTYLTLPKWQPIVPGHCCILTIQHESATRSLEDNAWEEIRNFKKCLVMMFAKQEKDLVFLETVMGLAQQRRHCLVECIPLTRKVAKQAPLFFKKAIDEAEDEWSQHNAKKLIDTSVKGLWTSIPKDFPYFHVKFGLNKGFVHVIDDEKQFKSSFGLNVIRGMLKLPPEDMHQHRKHESLDTQKQAVACFARDWEPFDWTKHLE